Within the Sulfurospirillum barnesii SES-3 genome, the region AAAGGCTAGAGAGTATGTTTACAATAGAGAGTTTTTACCCATTGATTACCGTGTCGTGATTAAAAATATGGGACTGGTGGAGCGCATTTTTGAGGGGGATTGTAGTAAAAACTTTAATGCCATGCGTATTTCCGTGGGCAAAATTATGTTTGATAAAGTGGGCATTTATCGCAATGAAACGCGTCTGCAAGAAGCCTTTGACTATATGAAATACCTGCGTCTTGAGTCCAATACCTTGCACTGCGTCGATAAAAGTAAAAACAATAATGTTGAGCTCATCTCCATTTTAGAGTTACGCAATGCTTTGGAGCTGAGTGAGGCGATTATCTTGAGTGCAATGTATCGAAAAGAGAGCCGAGGGGCGCATTTTAGGGAGGATTATGTGTTTACATGTAAAGAGGGAAATCGCCATGTCTTAATCCGTGAATTGCAAAAAGGATTTTTTAAAGTGCAGTACGAAGAGAGCCCTTTTTTACGATGGCTCAAAAAAATTTTAACATAAGGATAAACAATGGCAAAAGTGATGTTACGAGAAGATAATGGAGAAATTTATTTTTATATCGCCAAAAAAGATATGGAAGAGACGATTACGCATTTGGAGTTTGAGAGCGATGAGCAATGGGGTGGTGAAGTAACCTTGAGCAATGGTGAGACATGGTGGATTCAGCCAGGCAAAAAGAATTTGCCCAAAGAAGAGGTGTGCAAAAAATTAAATGATTAAAATGTGAACATAAAATTTGTATATTAATTATTCAATTTTAACTATAATTTTAGCATAAAGCGATGAAGGAGTGCAAAATGGTTCCGTATGAGGGCAAATGTGGGGATTGCCTCACAACAAAAGAACTGATGACACTTTATGAAACAGCAACGGTTGTCTCAAACTCGTTAGATTTGGTTGCATCGCTTGAAAAAGCCTTACATATTTTAAAAAATAGGCTTCAGTTGGAAAAATGTGTCATTCACACGTTGCAGGATGACACTCTTTTAACAGTATACGCCTGTATTGACTTTAGTAAACATCAAAAAGAGCTTGCTACATACACACTAGGCGAAGGTGTTACAGGCTTTGCGGCACAAAGCAAAGAGCCTGTGATTGTTGAGAATTTGCACAGTGACATGCTGTTTTTAAACAAATCAGGCAATCGTGATAAAAACGCACTCTCGTACATTGCCGTTCCCATGCTGGTGGATCAAGAGGTCATTGGGGTTTTGGGCGCAAGTATGAGTAAAACCACCGCTATTGGTTTTGAAAGTACGGTGCGTGTGTTAACCATCTTAAGCTCTATTTTTGCGCAATCCATCCGCTCTCACGATATTAATCTTAAAGAAAAAGAGCGTTTAAAAGAGCTCAAACTCTACTATAAAATGGAGTGGGACTCTAAGGTGCACAATTTTGGTGACATCATTGGAGAGAGTCCTAAAATGAAGCAGGTGTATAACGTGGTAGAGCGCATTGCAGGCAGTAATGTGAGCGTTTTGGTACGAGGCGAGACAGGAACGGGTAAGGAGCTGGTGGCGGCGGCCATTCATAAACGCTCCAAACGCAAAGATGAGCCGTTTGTAAAACTCAATTGTGCCGCTATTACCGATAGTCTGATTGAGAGTGAGCTTTTTGGGCATGAAAAAGGAGCCTTTACCGATGCCAAAGAGGCACGCAAAGGGCGCTTTGAATTAGCAGATGGTGGCACACTTTTTTTAGATGAAATTGGTGACATCTCCGCTTCAGCGCAAGTCAAACTCTTGCGTGTTTTACAAGAGCGAGAGTTTGAACGGGTGGGTGGAAGCAAGACCATTAAAGTCAATGTCCGTTTGGTGGCGGCAACGAATCGCAACCTTGAAGAGATGGTTAAAAATGGCACCTTTCGAG harbors:
- a CDS encoding sigma 54-interacting transcriptional regulator, encoding MVPYEGKCGDCLTTKELMTLYETATVVSNSLDLVASLEKALHILKNRLQLEKCVIHTLQDDTLLTVYACIDFSKHQKELATYTLGEGVTGFAAQSKEPVIVENLHSDMLFLNKSGNRDKNALSYIAVPMLVDQEVIGVLGASMSKTTAIGFESTVRVLTILSSIFAQSIRSHDINLKEKERLKELKLYYKMEWDSKVHNFGDIIGESPKMKQVYNVVERIAGSNVSVLVRGETGTGKELVAAAIHKRSKRKDEPFVKLNCAAITDSLIESELFGHEKGAFTDAKEARKGRFELADGGTLFLDEIGDISASAQVKLLRVLQEREFERVGGSKTIKVNVRLVAATNRNLEEMVKNGTFREDLYYRLNVIPIDLPPLRERGDDIALLVNFFLQKSMSNHKKKVLITDEAMEILCQYTWPGNVRELENTVERIVLMGSEDGISADEMLLLLPAFNQKLMCQRRIYSEES
- the nifT gene encoding putative nitrogen fixation protein NifT encodes the protein MAKVMLREDNGEIYFYIAKKDMEETITHLEFESDEQWGGEVTLSNGETWWIQPGKKNLPKEEVCKKLND